A window from Pleuronectes platessa chromosome 6, fPlePla1.1, whole genome shotgun sequence encodes these proteins:
- the tcea2 gene encoding transcription elongation factor A protein 2, with protein MCSQQEVERISKKLEKMVHKKKTEGALDLLRELTNIKMSLETLQSTRVGVSVNLVRKQSSDEDVQNVARGLIKSWKKLLDGSEGKSEEKKKEDASPVRTSSTSEDSGCSDPSRKTAEETPTNPAPPTRVTSFPPAPVTTDSVRNKCRELLAAALQSDDDHKTFGVDCQHLAAQIEEHILYIFQEFNSTDIKYKTRLRSRISNLKDQKNPDLRRNVLCGSISPQSIARMSAQEMASTELKQIRETLTKESIREHQLSKVGGTETDMFICSKCRGKSCSYTQVQIRSADEPMTTFVLCNNCGNRWKFC; from the exons ATGTGTTCAcagcaggaggtggagaggatcTCCAAGAAGCTGGAGAAGATGGTGCACAAGAAGAAGACG GAGGGGGCGCTGGACCTGCTGAGGGAGCTCACCAACATCAAGATGTCTCTGGAGACGCTGCAG TCGACCAGAGTGGGGGTGTCTGTGAACCTTGTGAGGAAACAGAGTTCAGATGAAGACGTTCAGAATGTGGCCAGAGGTCTCATCAAGTCCTGGAAGAAACTGCTGG ACGGATCTGAGGGGAAgtctgaggagaagaagaaggaggacgcGTCTCCTGTGAGGACATCGTCCACCTCCGAGGACTCCGGCTGCAGCGACCCCAG caggaAGACGGCCGAGGAAACTCCCACAAACCCCGCCCCTCCCACTCGGGTCACCTccttcccccccgcccccgtcaCCACGGACAGCGTCCGGAACAAGTGTCGAGAGCTGCTGGCGGCGGCTCTGCAGAGCGACG atgACCACAAGACATTCGGAGTGGACTGCCAGCACCTGGCAGCACAAATTGAAGAACATATCCTTTAT ATCTTCCAGGAGTTTAACTCCAcagatattaaatataaaacccGTCTCCGAAGCCGCATCTCGAACCTGAAGGACCAGAAGAACCCGGACCTGAGGAGGAACGTCCTGTGTGGAAGCATCTCGCCCCAGAGCATCGCCCGCATGAGCGCCCAG gagatgGCGAGCACGGAGCTGAAGCAGATCAGAGAGACTTTGACTAAAGAGTCGATCAGAGAACATCAGCTGTCGAAGGTCGGAGGAACTGAGACGGACATGTTCATCTGCAGCAAGTGTCGTGGGAAGAGCTGCTCATACACacag gtgCAGATACGCAGTGCTGATGAACCAATGACAACCTTTGTGTTGTGTAACAACTGTGGAAACAGATGGAAG ttctgttga
- the rgs19 gene encoding regulator of G-protein signaling 19 isoform X2 gives MGGGRSETSALNRSEGGRDITQNSQGPNACCFCWCCCCSCSWNEEERRRRQRRKRISQDTKMETIPNCEPCTKASEDEVRLWSQSFDQLMRNPAGRNVFREFLRTEYSEENMLFWLACEDLKQEVNKSSVEEKARSVYEDYISILSPKEVSLDARVREVINRKMQEPTPHAFEDAQLQIYTLMHRDSYPRFLSSNIYKSLIHGSSRTSSES, from the exons ATGGGGGGAGGTCGCAGCGAAACCTCGGCACTGAACAGGAGTGAAGGGGGGCGGGACATTACCCAGAATTCCCAGGGGCCCAAcgcctgctgcttctgctggtgctgctgttgCAGCTGCTCAtg GAATGAAGAGGAGAGACGGAggcggcagaggaggaagagaatctCACAGGACACCAAGATGGAGACGATACCGAACTGTGAACCTTG CACCAAAGCTTCAGAGGACGAGGTCCGGCTCTGGTCTCAGTCCTTCGACCAGCTGATGAGGAACCCTGCAGGACGGAACGTCTTCAGAGAGTTCCTGCGGACGGAGTACAGCGAGGAGAACATGCTGTTCTGGCTGGCCTGTGAAgacctcaaacaggaagtcaacaAGAGCTCCGTGGAGGAGAAAGCCCGGTCCGTCTATGAAGACTATATCTCCATCCTGTCCCCCAAAGAG GTGAGCCTGGACGCCCGGGTTCGAGAGGTGATCAACAGGAAGATGCAGGAGCCGACCCCTCACGCCTTCGAAGACGCTCAGCTGCAGATCTACACGCTGATGCACAGGGACTCGTACCCACGGTTCCTCTCCTCCAACATCTACAAGTCGCTGATTCACGGCAGCTCACGCACCTCGTCTGAGTCCTAG
- the rgs19 gene encoding regulator of G-protein signaling 19 isoform X1, producing the protein MCLRRRSGFRPPERIHVQIYTGPIPGERGGELAMGGGRSETSALNRSEGGRDITQNSQGPNACCFCWCCCCSCSWNEEERRRRQRRKRISQDTKMETIPNCEPCTKASEDEVRLWSQSFDQLMRNPAGRNVFREFLRTEYSEENMLFWLACEDLKQEVNKSSVEEKARSVYEDYISILSPKEVSLDARVREVINRKMQEPTPHAFEDAQLQIYTLMHRDSYPRFLSSNIYKSLIHGSSRTSSES; encoded by the exons taCACAGGTCCGATCCCGGGCGAGCGAGGGGGGGAGCTGGCCATGGGGGGAGGTCGCAGCGAAACCTCGGCACTGAACAGGAGTGAAGGGGGGCGGGACATTACCCAGAATTCCCAGGGGCCCAAcgcctgctgcttctgctggtgctgctgttgCAGCTGCTCAtg GAATGAAGAGGAGAGACGGAggcggcagaggaggaagagaatctCACAGGACACCAAGATGGAGACGATACCGAACTGTGAACCTTG CACCAAAGCTTCAGAGGACGAGGTCCGGCTCTGGTCTCAGTCCTTCGACCAGCTGATGAGGAACCCTGCAGGACGGAACGTCTTCAGAGAGTTCCTGCGGACGGAGTACAGCGAGGAGAACATGCTGTTCTGGCTGGCCTGTGAAgacctcaaacaggaagtcaacaAGAGCTCCGTGGAGGAGAAAGCCCGGTCCGTCTATGAAGACTATATCTCCATCCTGTCCCCCAAAGAG GTGAGCCTGGACGCCCGGGTTCGAGAGGTGATCAACAGGAAGATGCAGGAGCCGACCCCTCACGCCTTCGAAGACGCTCAGCTGCAGATCTACACGCTGATGCACAGGGACTCGTACCCACGGTTCCTCTCCTCCAACATCTACAAGTCGCTGATTCACGGCAGCTCACGCACCTCGTCTGAGTCCTAG